A genomic segment from Ochotona princeps isolate mOchPri1 chromosome 11, mOchPri1.hap1, whole genome shotgun sequence encodes:
- the LOC101535170 gene encoding vomeronasal type-1 receptor 90-like — MIKSLIFTNELKCKLLLCLSRVTRGLSISTTCLLSIIQVITISPNSFYLSRFKQKLKKHVVIAFFCFWWFNLSSNSNMIIYAVAHSNRTNLLNVNKYCSLSSMNSTIMVLFITLSLFQNIFSLGLMLLSSMCMVIFLCRHQRKSEYLCSMSTSSRISPAKRATHTVLVLVSFFVIMYCVDTIISSFSTLSWNYEPVLLDIHRLLGNAYATVSPLVLISSDKRIIHLMKNVIDMIKVIMT; from the coding sequence ATGATCAAATCACTAATATttacaaatgaattaaaatgtaagcttttGCTCTGCTTGAGTAGAGTTACAAGGGGTCTCTCCATCTCCACCACCTGTCTCCTGAGCATCATCCAGGTCATTACCATCAGTCCCAACTCCTTCTACTTGTCAAGATTTAAACAGAAACTCAAAAAACATGTTGTCattgctttcttctgtttttggtgGTTCAACCTGTCGTCCAATAGCAACATGATCATCTATGCTGTAGCTCATTCCAACAGGACCAATTTACTCAATGTCAATAAGTACTGCTCACTCTCCTCAATGAACTCCACCATCATGGTGCTGTTTATCACCCTTTCATTATTCCAGAATATCTTTTCTTTAGGGCTCATGCTGCTCTCCAGCATGTGCATGGTGATTTTCTTGTGTAGACATCAGAGAAAATCTGAATATCTTTGCAGCATGAGCACTTCCTCAAGAATCTCACCAGCAAAAAGGGCCACCCATACTGTCCTAGTGCTggtgagtttctttgtgattatgtatTGTGTGGATACCATCATCTCATCCTTCTCAACTCTATCATGGAACTATGAACCAGTTCTCCTGGATATTCACAGGCTATTGGGAAATGCTTATGCTACTGTGAGTCCTTTGGTGCTCATTAGTTCTGATAAAAGAATAATTCACCTTATGAAGAATGTGATTGATATGATAAAAGTCATAATGacttaa